The Amycolatopsis sp. DG1A-15b genome contains the following window.
CCTTCCCAAGCGTAAGACTGGAGGGTGCAGTGGAGATCAGTCAGCTGCTCAAGGGCGTACTCGATCTCGCCGTCCTCGCGGTGCTCCGCGACGAAGACGGCTACGGGTACGACGTACTGAGGAGACTCCGGGCCGCAGGCCTGGACGAGGTGGGGGACGCGTCGGTGTACGGGACTTTGCGCAGGCTGTACAAGGCCGGCCTGCTGACCTCGTACGTCGTGCCCAGCGAAGAGGGTCCCCACCGCAAGTACTACAGCCTGAACGAGCCGGGCCGGGCGCGCCTCGCGGAGTCGGGCAAGACGTGGCAGAACTTCGCATCGACGATGAACGGGCTTTTGGGAGAGGCAGCATGAGCGACAAGCCGACCGCCGTGCGGGTGTATCTGGCGCGGGTCCGTACCGCGCTCGCCGACCTGCCCGCGAGCGAGATCGAAGAGATCCTCGAGGACGTCCGCCCGCACCTGGCGGAACTGGAGGCCGAGCTGGGGGAGGGCGCCCGCGTCGAGGCGCTGATCGAACGGCTCGGCTCACCGGAGAGCTACGCCGCCGAGCTGCGCGCGTCCGGCGGGTACCCGGCGCCGGGGGAGGGCGCCACGCAGGTGCTCACCACCACAGCCGCGCCCAGCCTGGTGAAACCGCGGATCGCGTTGTGGGGCCTGGTGTTCTGCGCGCTGGCGCTCGCGCTGCTCGCGTTCGGCGCCGCCGTCACCGTCGACCCCGACGTGTTCGTCGGCCTGCTGCTGTTCGCGCCGGTGTTCGTGGTCAGCCTGGTGCTGCTGCTGCGCGGCGGGGTCGAGCCGGTGCTGGCGCTGCCGGAGGTCGCCTGGCTGCGCACCACCATGGCCAAGGGACGCGAGCAGGAGGACGCCGGCAAGTTCCTGCGCTACCTCGGTTCGCTCAAGCCGGCGTGGTGGGTGCTGTGCGCGGTCGCGCTGGTCGCGTTCGGGCTGCTGTTCATGCTGCGGCACCGGAGCGCGGTTCTGCTGCTGCCGTTCCTGATCCTCGCGGCCGTCGCGGCCCTGTGGGCGGGCCCGCGGGTGCGCACCGACCGGCGGCTGCTGTGGGTGGCCGTGCCGATCTCGGCGTTCGTCATCGGTGGCGCGCTGGGCGGCTTCGGTGCCGCGATCGACCTCTTCGCCCGCGGGAGTTCCTCGAGCCCGCCGTCGTACTACCAGTCGTCGTCCGACCACTACGGCAACGACCAGCTGACCTACGGCGGCCACGAAATCGAAAACGTCTACGCCTTCGACGCCGAAGGTAAGCCGCTGACGGAGGTCTACCTCTACGACGAGGACGGAAGGCCGCTCACGCTGACCCGCTACGGCTGCGAGCGCGCGAGCGGCAGCAGGCAGAAGATCGGTGAGGACAACCGGTTCCCACGGCCGAAGATCGAGCAGGGTGTCACCGACGACCAGGGCAACTACAACGGCTACAACGGTTACCGCGGCGCCTGCCGTGAACTCGGGGGCGTGCCGTTCAGTGCCGCGATCCCGAACGTGACGGTGCCGTCGACGTCTTCGTCCGCGCCGGCCTCGCCGACGCCGACGAGGTAGGGGGAACGAACGCCAGGAGCGGAGGTCGGGGCCGCTCCTGGCGTTCACCCGTTCCGAACGCGCTCGAAACGCCGGGCGAACGCGAGCGTGCTGAGCTGGGCGAATGACACCACCCACGGACAGTTTCGCCCCGCGCACCCGGGTCGTCCACGGGTACGAGCGCGCCTACCGGATGGGCGGGCGCGGGCCGGCCCTGCTCTTCCTGCACGGCATCGGCGACGACTCGTCGACCTGGCTGGACCTGCTGGCATCGCTGTCGGCCGATTTCACGGTGATCGCGCCCGACCTGCTGGGCCACGGCTCTTCGGCCAAGCCGCGCGCGGACTACTCGGTCGCGGCCTACGCGTGCGGCATGCGCGACCTGCTGACCACCCTCGACGTCGACCGGGTGACGGTGGTCGGGCACTCGCTCGGCGGCGGCGTCGCCATGCAGTTCGCCTACCAGTTCCCGGAACGGTGCGAACGGCTCGTGCTGGTCGGCTCGGGTGGGGTCGGGGTGGGTGTCCACCCGCTGCTGCGCCTGGCCGCGGCGCCGGGGGCGGGGCTGGTGCTGCCGCTGCTGGGGACGCCGCCCGCGGTGGCGGCGCTGCGCGGGTTCGCCGGGCTGCTGCGGGTCTTCGACGACGCGGACCTCGACTACGTGCTGACCCGGTACGCGCGGCTGGTCGAGCCGGGCACGCGCTCGGCGTTCCTGCGGACGCTGCGCTCGGTCGTCGACTGGCGCGGGCAGGTGGTCAACATGCTGGACCGGTGCTACCTGACCGGAGGCATCCCGACGCTGCTGGTGTGGGGCACGGAGGACAGGGTGGTGCCGAGCGGCCACGCGCTGCGCGCGCACCGGGCGATGCCGGGCAGCAGGCTGGTCCTCTTCGAGGGCGCGGGCCACTTCCCGCACCGGTCGGATCCGAAGCGGTTCCTGGAGATCCTGCGGGACTTCCTGGCGGAGACCCCGCCGGCCCGGTACGACCGGGCGCGGTGGGGGGAGCTGCTGCGTGCGGGCCGTCCGGCGGAAGCGCCCGGGACGGCGGGGTTGCCGGACGTGCCGGCGGTGTCGTCGGGCACCTGAGCAGCCCCCGTTTTCCACGCTACCGGCGGGCACCGACAGTTTCCGGGGTGGCCGGCGGGGTTGTCCCCAGGCGCGGCGGCGAGGTTGTCCCCGGACATGGCGAAGGCCGCCTCCCGGGGGAGACGGCCTTCCGGTCGACGGGCGTCAGCGGCCGAACGCGCTGCGCGCCGCGAGGTCGGCCAGCAGCGCGCGGCCCTTCTCGGCGTTGCGCGGCTGGGACAGGACGTCGTAGCGGCGGGCGACCAGCTGGCTCTGCGAAATGAACCCGCGCTTGTTCCGGTTCACCGCGTAGCCCAGCGCGCCGAAGAGCAGGTTGAACCCGAGCCCGGCGACCAGGCCGATCACGATCGGGACCAGGCCGGCACCCGGGTTGAGCAGGCTGAGCATCAGGCCGAGGAACAGGCCGAACATCGCGCCGGACGTCGCCGCGCTGCCCAGGACCTTGCTCCACGACATCTTGCCGGCGACCCGCTCGACGAGCAGTGGCTCCACGCCCACGATCGTGACGTCGGTGACGGGGAAGTCGGTGCCCGCGAGGTGGTCGACCGCGCGCTGGGCCTGCTCGTAGGACTCGTACGAACCGATCGGCCAGCCGGTGGGCAGGGTCGGCAGCTGGGGCCGGGCCTGCTGCTGTCCGATCGTGCTCTGCTGCGTGAATGCTGTGGTCATCGATCTCACCTCTCTTGCCCCGTACAACGTGCGGGGACCCCGGTTTCCTCCCGGACGGGCGAATTCACAGGCTCTTCTCAGCCGGGCAACCCGGACAATCCAGCCACGAGTGCAATGGCTCAGAAAAATACCTTTTCTCGGGTTGACCCAGCCTACCTCACCGGGTAGGAAGGACCGGCAAAGGATTCATACCAAACCTTTGGGGCGACGATGGCACGCAGGCGAGGCATGCTCACGCTCGACGAACTCCGGGCGCGCGTGGACGCGGGCACGATCGACACGGTGCTCGTCGCGCTCACCGACATGCAGGGCAGGCTGCAGGGCAAGCGCTGCTCGGCCGAGTACTTCCTGGACGAGGTCGTCGGCCACGCCACCGAGGCCTGCAACTACCTGCTCGCCGTCGACGTCGACATGAACACCGTCGGCGGGTACGCGCTCTCCTCCTGGGACAGCGGGTACGGCGACTTCGTGCTGCGCCCCGACCTCGAGACGCTGCGGGAGATCCCGTGGCACGAGGGCACCGCGCTGGTCCTGGCCGACGTCGAACGCGTGCAGGGCGGCCCGGTCTCGGTGTCGCCGCGCCAGATCCTGCGCGGCCAGCTCGACCGCCTCGCCGAACGCGGGCTCGCCGCCTTCGTCGGCACCGAGCTCGAGTTCATCGTCTTCGACGACACCTACGAGGCCGCCTGGGACAAGCGCTACCACGGCCTCAAGCCCGCCAACCAGTACAACGTCGACTACTCGATGCTCGGCACCGCGCGGCTGGAGCCGCTGCTGCGCCGCATCCGCAACGACATGGCGGGCGCCGGGCTCTACCCCGAGTCGGCCAAGGGCGAGTGCAACCCCGGCCAGCAGGAGATCGCCTTCCGCTACACCGATGCCCTCAGCACGTGCGACAACCACAGCGTCTACAAGAACGGCGCCAAGGAGATCGCCGCGCAGGAGGGCAAGAGCCTCACCTTCATGGCGAAGTACAACGAGCGCGAGGGCAACTCCTGCCACATCCACATCAGCCTGCGCTCCACCGAGGGCCGCGCGGTGCTGGCCGGGGACAGCGAGCACGGCTTCTCGAAGCTGATGGAGCACTTCCTCGCCGGCCAGCTCGCCGGGCTGCACGAGCTGACCTACTTCTTCGCGCCGAACGTCAACTCCTACAAGCGGTTCGTGCCCGGCAGCTTCGCGCCGACCGCGATCGCCTGGGGCACCGACAACCGCACCTGCGCGCTGCGCGTCGTCGGGCACGGCGAGTCGCTGCGCGTGGAGAACCGGGTGCCGGGCGGGGACGTCAACCCGTACCTCGCCGTGGCCGCGCTCATCGCCGCCGGGCTCCACGGCATCGAGAACGAGCTGGAGCTCGAAGAGCCGTTCACCGGCAACGCCTACGACTCCGGCCTGGGCACCGTCCCGACCACGCTCCCCGAAGCCGCCGCCGCGCTCGCCGAGAGTGAGCTGGCGCGCGAGGCGTTCGGCGAAGACGTCGTCGAGCACTACCTGAACGCGGCGAAGATCGAGGTGGACGCCTACAACGCCGCCGTCACCGACTGGGAGCTGATCCGTGGCTTCGAGCGCCTCTGACCACCGGCCCGTCATCGGCCTCACCAGCTACCTCGAACCCGCGAAGTTCCTGGTCTGGGACACCGAGGCCGTGCTGCTGCACCGGGTCTACGTCGACTGCGTCGTCGCGGCGGGCGGCCTCCCGGTGCTGCTCCCGCCGGTGTCCGACGGGTACGGCCGGCTGATGTCCACTGTGGACGGCCTGGTGCTCACCGGTGGGGCCGACGTCGAGCCGGAGCGCTACGGCCGGGAGCCGCACCCGGCCACCTACGTCCGGCCGGAGCGGGACGCCTTCGAGTTCGGCCTGTTCGAAGCCGCGCGCAAGGCGGGCAAGCCGGTGCTCGGCGTGTGCCGCGGCCTGCAGGTGATGAGCGTCGCCCTCGGCGGCACCCTGGCCCAGCACCTGCCCGAAAGCGCGCACACAACCGAACACCAACCGGCGCCCGCGACCTTCGGCCGGGGCACGGTCACGCTGGCCGAAGGCAGCCGTGCGGCGGCGATCCTCGGGCCCGAGACCAAGACCCTGTGCTACCACCACCAGGCGATCGACCGGCTCGGCGCCGGCCTGGAGGCCGTCGGGTGGGCGGCCGACGGCACGATCGAAGCCGCGGAGGTGCCGGGCGAATTCACCCTGGGCGTCCAGTGGCACCCCGAGCAGGACAGCGACGACGTCCGGCTGTTCCAGGCTCTCGTCGACGCGAGCAAGGAGAAGTGATGACCACGTTCGACGTCCGGAACCCCGCCACCGAAGAGGTGGTGCGGACGGTCGCGCTGACCAGCGCCGAGGAGACCGACGCGGCGATCGCCCGCGCGCACGCGGCGTTCCCGGCGTGGCGCGACGTCACCCCCGGCGACCGCGCGCGGCTGCTGCGCCGCTTCGCCGACGCCGTCGAGGCCGACATCGAGCACCTCGCGCGGCTGGAGGTCGAGAACTCCGGGCACACCATCGGCAACGCCCGCTGGGAGGCGGGCAACGTCCGCGACGTCCTCGACTACTACTCCGCGGCGCCGGAACGCCTGATCGGCAAGCAGATCCCGGTGCCGGGCGGCATCAACGTCACCTTCCAGGAGCCACTGGGCGTGGTCGGGGTGATCGTGCCGTGGAACTTCCCGATGCCGATCGCCGGCTGGGGGTTCGCGCCCGCGCTCGCCGCCGGCAACACCGTCGTCCTCAAGCCCGCCGAGCTGACGCCGCTGACCGCGATCCGGCTGGCCGAGCTTGCACGTGAGGCGGGCATCCCGGAGGACGTCTTCCAGGTGCTGCCCGGCAAGGGGTCCGTGGTGGGACAACGGTTCGTTGACCACCCGGCCGTGCGAAAGGTCGTCTTCACCGGCTCCACCGAGGTCGGCAAGCAGATCATGGCGGGCTGCGCGGCGCAGGTGAAGCGGGTGACGCTGGAGCTCGGCGGCAAGAACGCCAACATCGTCTTCGCCGACTCAGACCTGGAGAAGGCCGCGGCGACCGCGCCCTACGGCGTCTTCGACAACGCGGGCCAGGACTGCTGCGCGCGGTCGCTGATCCTGGTGCAGGCGAGCGCGTACGACCGCTTCATGGAGCTGCTGGAGCCCGCGGTGCACGGCGTCGTCGTGGGCGACCCCGGCGACGAGAAGACCGAGATGGGCCCGCTGATCTCGGCCGCGCACCGGGAGAAGGTCGCCTCCTACGTGCCGGACGACGCGCCCGTCGCGTTCCGTGGCACCGCGCCGGAGGGCCGCGGCTTCTGGTTCCCGCCGACCGTCCTCACCCCGCCCGACCTGCGGCACCCCGCTGTAGCGGAGGAAGTCTTCGGCCCGGTCGTCGCCGTCGTGCCGTTCGCGGAGGAGGCCGACGCGATCCGGATGGCCAACGCGACCGAGTACGGCCTGTCCGGGTCGATCTGGACCCGCCACGCCGGCCGCGCGTTCCGCGTGGCGCGCGGTGTCGAAGCCGGCAACCTCTCGGTGAACTCGCACTCGTCGGTGCGCTACTGGACGCCGTTCGGCGGCTTCAAGCAGTCCGGCCTCGGCCGCGAGCTCGGCCCGGACGCCGCCGCGGCGTTCACCGAAACCAAGAACGTCTTTCTGAGCACGGAGGAGTAATGGTCCAGCGTTTCGAAGGCCGCGTCGCGGTCATCACCGGCGGCGCGAGCGGCATCGGGCTCGCCTCGGCCCGGCGCCTGGCGAGCGAAGGCGCGAAGGTCGTCATCGCGGACCTCACGCCGGCCGAGGGCAAGGCGGCCGCCGACGAGATCGGCGGCGCGTTCATCCAGACCGACGTCACCGACGCCGAGCAGGTCGAGAACCTGTTCCACAGTACGGTGGAGCAGTTCGGCTCGGTCGACGTCGCCTTCAACAACGCCGGCATCTCGCCGCCGGAGGACGACTCGATCCTCACCACCGGCATCGAGGCGTGGGACCGCGTGCAGCGCGTCAACCTGACGTCGGTGTACCACTGCTGCAAGGCCGTCCTGCCGCACATGCAGCGCCAGGGCAAGGGCTCGATCATCAACACGGCGTCGTTCGTGGCGGTGATGGGCGCGGCGACCTCGCAGATCTCCTACACCGCGTCCAAGGGGGGCGTGCTCGCGATGAGCCGCGAGCTCGGGGTGCAGTTCGCGCGGGAGAACATCCGCGTCAACGCGCTGTGCCCGGGACCGGTGAACACCCCGCTGCTCAAGGAGCTGTTCGCCAAGGACCCGGAACGCGCGGCGCGGCGCCTGGTCCACGTGCCGGTGGGCCGCTTCGCCGAGCCGGAGGAGATCGCGGCCGCGGTCGCCTTCCTGGCCAGCGACGACGCCAGCTTCATCACGGCGTCGCAGTTCCTGGTCGACGGTGGCATCTCCGGCGCGTACGTCACCCCGATCTAACGCTTCGTCGGTTTCTTGACGCCGTAGACCTCCCGCAGGTAGCTCCAGGCGGCGTTGAGCTTCTTCCGCTCTTCGGAGACCAGCTTTTCGCGGCGGCGCAGCACGCGGACGGCGATTTCCGAGGCGAGGAAGGCGCCGGCGGCGAAGGTCAGCACGCCGACGATCAGGGTCAGGGCGATGATGGTGGTGGTCATGGTGACCAGCGTCGGAGCGCCGTGGGCGGGTCGTCCCTGCGCAAAGCTAGCGGGTTTCGTTAGCTTTGTGAGGTGACGCACTGGCGCGCCGGCGAGTGGGCGGAAGCGGTCCGGGCTGGCATCCGCTCCCGCGGTCTCTCCCTGGACGAGGCCGCGCGGCGCATCGGCGTCCCGACGTCGACGCTGCGCAGCTGGATCGAGCACCGGCACGCGCCGAAGGTGACGGTGTTCGACCACTGGGCCCAGCTCGCCGAGGTCACCGGACTGAGCGAAGCCGAGCTCCTGCGCGTCGCGGGTGTGCTGCCCGACTCGCTCGCGAGCCCGGTGCACGTCGCTCAGGCGGCGAAGGCCCTGCGGGAAGGCATCGACCGGGCCGGGCAGTTCCTCCGGCAGGCGACCGCGCTCGTCTACTCCTCGCCCGGCACGCAGGTGGCCAACGCCATCGCGGCGTCGCCGATCGACTGGGAGATGCGGATCCGCTCGGCCACCCGCGGCGACGAGGTCCGCGTCACCTACCACCACTACGTCGGGATCGTGCCGCCGCGGGACTTCCCCCACGACGACGCCGAGGTGCGCCGCATCATCGAGCACGAGGTCCTCGGCGAGCTTTGGCGGCCGCTCGGGCTGTACTGGCGGGTCGCCGAGGTGCACGACTGGCACGAGCCGCCCCGGCTGGTCATCCAGGTGCCCGAGCAGGAGGCGACCCGCCCGCCCGTGCCGTCGCCGGTCGTCGCCGCGCCGCCGGTGGTCGTGCTGTCGCCGATCTGGGGCTACGGCGAGCTGCTGGCCTCGCTGGTCGCCGACGGCCTCGGGTTCGGCAATGTCGACTTCCGCTACTTCGGCCTCCCCGACGCGATGGAAGACCGGGTCCGGATCACCGCCCGCGAGCTGGCCGGACCCGCACCCCGGCTGGTGCACTCGGTACCGCCGATCATGCTGCTGCACGGCCTGGCCTTGCCGGACCTGACCGGACGGCTCCCGGTCGTGGTCCGCTACGGCCCCCGCATGCGCGAGCGGGCAGCGCGTATTTACCGCGAGCCGCTGCTCGAAGCGGGGTTCGCGGACCCTCTCGAGGGCGCGCGCGCGATCGAGGAGGCGATCGCGGTCCCGCCGGGCTGCGCGTACTTCGAGGTGACCCTGGACGACGCCGACGTCTTCGACGGCGACCGCCCCTCCCTGGACCGGCTCAACGACTCGGTGGCGTGGCACGCCGAGCAGATCGTCGAGCAGGTCCTGCTGGGCGCGGGCCTGCCCCCGGTCCCGCTCGGCGGCCCGTTGAAACGCCTGGTCCTGCCCTCGGGGAGGGTGCGGCGCCCACCGGCCCTTGCCGGGAAGGTGGTGCACCGGGGCGGCGGTCGAGATCACTGTGGTGTTGGCCGGGTGAAGTAGACGTCTCCCGGAAGCGCCGGGTACCGTAGCCGCCACAACTGCAGATCGGGCCGTCGAGCCGAGGCGGGAGAGCCCTCACGAACTCAGTGGGGCACCGAAGGAGCAAACTCCCCGGAATCTCTCAGGTATCCGCTACCGCTTCGTGCGAGGCCACTCTGGAAAGCAGGCGCACCCGCGCCTCACCCAAGGTGAAAGCCGTGTCGCACACGGTGAAACTCTCAGGTGCCATGACAGAGGGGGAGTTCCCAGCGCACCGTTCTGTCCGGTGCCCGGCCCGAGGAGCTCCCGATCACTTCCACGCAGTTCGACGCCCGCCACATCGGCCCGTCCGAGGCCGAACGCGCGAAGATGCTCGCCGAGTGCGGCTACGGCAGCCTGGACGCCCTCGTCGGCGCCGCCGTCCCGAGCGCCATCCGCGCCACCGCCGACCTGCGGCTGCCGCCCGCCGCGTCCGAAGAGGACGCCACCGCGGAGCTGCGCGCCCTCGCCGCGCGCAACCGGCCGATGACGCAGATGATCGGCCTCGGCTACTCCGACACGGTCACCCCCGGCGTGATCCGCCGCAACGTCCTCGAGAACCCGGCCTGGTACACCGCGTACACGCCCTACCAGCCGGAGATCTCCCAGGGCCGCCTCGAAGCGCTGCTCAACTTCCAGACGATGGTCGCCGACCTGACCGGCCTGGCCACCGCGAACGCGTCCCTGCTCGACGAGTCGACCGCCGTCGCCGAAGCCGTCACGCTGATGCGCCGCGCGTCGAAGTCCAAGTCGAACAAGGTCGTGCTCGACGCCGAGTGCCTGCCGCAGACCATCGCCGTCGTGCGGACCCGGGTCGAGGCCCTGGGCATCGAGGTCGAGGTCCGCGACCTGCTGACCGGCCTGCCGGAGGAGTTCTTCGGCGTCGTCGTCCAGTACCCCGGCGCGTCCGGCGTGCTGCGCGGCCGCGGCTTCCACCACGCGATTTCCGAGTCGGCGAAGGCCGCGGGCGCGCTGTTCACCGTCGCCGCCGACCTCCTCGCGCTCACCCTGATCACCGCGCCCGGCGAGTTCGGCGCCGACGTCGCCGCGGGCTCGACCCAGCGCTTCGGCGTCCCGCTCGGCTACGGCGGCCCGCACGCCGGGTACATGTCGGTCCGCTCCGGCCTCGAGCGGTCGCTGCCCGGGCGCCTGGTCGGCGTCTCGGTCGACGCCGACGGCAACTCCGCCTACCGACTCGCGCTGCAGACCCGTGAGCAGCACATCCGCCGCGAGAAGGCGACGTCGAACATCTGCACCGCGCAGGTCCTGCCGGCCGTGCTGGCCGCGATGTACGCGGTCTACCACGGCCCGGACGGCCTGAAGAAGATCGCCCAGCGCGTCCACGGCCTCGCCGCGGGCTTCGCCGAGACCCTGCGCAAAACCGGCGTCGAGGTCGTGCACGAGTCCTTCTTCGACACCGTCCTCGCGCGTGTGCCGGGCCGGGCCGCCGAGGTCCACGCCGCCGCCCGCGAGGCCGGCGTCAACCTCGGCCACGTCGACGCCGACCACGTCCGCGTCGCCTTCGACGAGGTCAGCACCCCCGCCATCACCGCGAAGGTGCTGCGTGCGTTCGGCATCGAGGCGGACGTCGAAGACGGCGTCGCCCTGCCGAACG
Protein-coding sequences here:
- a CDS encoding 3-oxoacyl-ACP reductase; its protein translation is MVQRFEGRVAVITGGASGIGLASARRLASEGAKVVIADLTPAEGKAAADEIGGAFIQTDVTDAEQVENLFHSTVEQFGSVDVAFNNAGISPPEDDSILTTGIEAWDRVQRVNLTSVYHCCKAVLPHMQRQGKGSIINTASFVAVMGAATSQISYTASKGGVLAMSRELGVQFARENIRVNALCPGPVNTPLLKELFAKDPERAARRLVHVPVGRFAEPEEIAAAVAFLASDDASFITASQFLVDGGISGAYVTPI
- a CDS encoding alpha/beta hydrolase, encoding MTPPTDSFAPRTRVVHGYERAYRMGGRGPALLFLHGIGDDSSTWLDLLASLSADFTVIAPDLLGHGSSAKPRADYSVAAYACGMRDLLTTLDVDRVTVVGHSLGGGVAMQFAYQFPERCERLVLVGSGGVGVGVHPLLRLAAAPGAGLVLPLLGTPPAVAALRGFAGLLRVFDDADLDYVLTRYARLVEPGTRSAFLRTLRSVVDWRGQVVNMLDRCYLTGGIPTLLVWGTEDRVVPSGHALRAHRAMPGSRLVLFEGAGHFPHRSDPKRFLEILRDFLAETPPARYDRARWGELLRAGRPAEAPGTAGLPDVPAVSSGT
- a CDS encoding aldehyde dehydrogenase family protein, with the protein product MTTFDVRNPATEEVVRTVALTSAEETDAAIARAHAAFPAWRDVTPGDRARLLRRFADAVEADIEHLARLEVENSGHTIGNARWEAGNVRDVLDYYSAAPERLIGKQIPVPGGINVTFQEPLGVVGVIVPWNFPMPIAGWGFAPALAAGNTVVLKPAELTPLTAIRLAELAREAGIPEDVFQVLPGKGSVVGQRFVDHPAVRKVVFTGSTEVGKQIMAGCAAQVKRVTLELGGKNANIVFADSDLEKAAATAPYGVFDNAGQDCCARSLILVQASAYDRFMELLEPAVHGVVVGDPGDEKTEMGPLISAAHREKVASYVPDDAPVAFRGTAPEGRGFWFPPTVLTPPDLRHPAVAEEVFGPVVAVVPFAEEADAIRMANATEYGLSGSIWTRHAGRAFRVARGVEAGNLSVNSHSSVRYWTPFGGFKQSGLGRELGPDAAAAFTETKNVFLSTEE
- a CDS encoding glutamine synthetase family protein, producing the protein MLTLDELRARVDAGTIDTVLVALTDMQGRLQGKRCSAEYFLDEVVGHATEACNYLLAVDVDMNTVGGYALSSWDSGYGDFVLRPDLETLREIPWHEGTALVLADVERVQGGPVSVSPRQILRGQLDRLAERGLAAFVGTELEFIVFDDTYEAAWDKRYHGLKPANQYNVDYSMLGTARLEPLLRRIRNDMAGAGLYPESAKGECNPGQQEIAFRYTDALSTCDNHSVYKNGAKEIAAQEGKSLTFMAKYNEREGNSCHIHISLRSTEGRAVLAGDSEHGFSKLMEHFLAGQLAGLHELTYFFAPNVNSYKRFVPGSFAPTAIAWGTDNRTCALRVVGHGESLRVENRVPGGDVNPYLAVAALIAAGLHGIENELELEEPFTGNAYDSGLGTVPTTLPEAAAALAESELAREAFGEDVVEHYLNAAKIEVDAYNAAVTDWELIRGFERL
- a CDS encoding general stress protein, which translates into the protein MTTAFTQQSTIGQQQARPQLPTLPTGWPIGSYESYEQAQRAVDHLAGTDFPVTDVTIVGVEPLLVERVAGKMSWSKVLGSAATSGAMFGLFLGLMLSLLNPGAGLVPIVIGLVAGLGFNLLFGALGYAVNRNKRGFISQSQLVARRYDVLSQPRNAEKGRALLADLAARSAFGR
- a CDS encoding helix-turn-helix transcriptional regulator, with amino-acid sequence MTHWRAGEWAEAVRAGIRSRGLSLDEAARRIGVPTSTLRSWIEHRHAPKVTVFDHWAQLAEVTGLSEAELLRVAGVLPDSLASPVHVAQAAKALREGIDRAGQFLRQATALVYSSPGTQVANAIAASPIDWEMRIRSATRGDEVRVTYHHYVGIVPPRDFPHDDAEVRRIIEHEVLGELWRPLGLYWRVAEVHDWHEPPRLVIQVPEQEATRPPVPSPVVAAPPVVVLSPIWGYGELLASLVADGLGFGNVDFRYFGLPDAMEDRVRITARELAGPAPRLVHSVPPIMLLHGLALPDLTGRLPVVVRYGPRMRERAARIYREPLLEAGFADPLEGARAIEEAIAVPPGCAYFEVTLDDADVFDGDRPSLDRLNDSVAWHAEQIVEQVLLGAGLPPVPLGGPLKRLVLPSGRVRRPPALAGKVVHRGGGRDHCGVGRVK
- a CDS encoding PadR family transcriptional regulator is translated as MEISQLLKGVLDLAVLAVLRDEDGYGYDVLRRLRAAGLDEVGDASVYGTLRRLYKAGLLTSYVVPSEEGPHRKYYSLNEPGRARLAESGKTWQNFASTMNGLLGEAA
- a CDS encoding gamma-glutamyl-gamma-aminobutyrate hydrolase family protein, producing MASSASDHRPVIGLTSYLEPAKFLVWDTEAVLLHRVYVDCVVAAGGLPVLLPPVSDGYGRLMSTVDGLVLTGGADVEPERYGREPHPATYVRPERDAFEFGLFEAARKAGKPVLGVCRGLQVMSVALGGTLAQHLPESAHTTEHQPAPATFGRGTVTLAEGSRAAAILGPETKTLCYHHQAIDRLGAGLEAVGWAADGTIEAAEVPGEFTLGVQWHPEQDSDDVRLFQALVDASKEK